CTTGAACGCAAAGGCGGCGCCGTTGTTCGCCGCCCCCGAGTCATAGCCAGGTGCCGAAACGAGCACGACGCTCTCTCCGAGCGGCTCAAGTGGTCGCTGCACGGCCACCGAGTAGCCGAAAGCATCGTTCTGGAAGGGATCGCGCTGCTGGACCGGCGTCGCGTTCCAGACGGCGCCGGCGCCTTCGTAGATGTACGCGCGGCCAACGCCGACCACCTGACCCGAGCGCTTGCCCGGAGCGCCGACCACCAGCACGCCATCGCCCAGCGCGACCGACGCGCCGAAGGCGTCCCCGGGTTGAATGTCCCCGGGCACGAGCTTGGTGGCTTGGCTCCAAGTGGTGCCAGCCCGCGTGAAGACATATGCGGCGCCAGCATTCGGTCCACCGCCGTTGGTCTGACGCTGCGTGCTCGACACGAGCGTGTCACCTCGGATCGATACGGCGTAGCCGAAGTTGTTGTTGTCGCCGAGATCGGCGGGAGCCAGCTTGGCCTGCTGCGTCCACGACCCCTCGGAGCCGGTGAAGACATAGGCGGCTCCCTTGTTGGTCGCGCCGTCGAGCACCTTGCCGACGGCAATGACTCCGGGACCAGCCTCGGGCATGTCGACGCTCACCGACCAGCCGAACTGACCAATCGCCGTGGGATCATTGGGGCGAATGGTCGCCCGCAGTGACCACGCGTCGGTCTCCGTGTTGCGCGTATAGACGAACGCGGCGCCGACGAACGCCTGCCCCGTCGCGCCGGTGTACCCCCAGGCGCCGACGACCAGCGTGTCGCGGCTCATCGCCACCGAGCAACCGAACTGCGCGAGCGTGGCACCGAAGTCCTCACTCACCGGAGGCGCGATGACGGCGTGGGGTGTCCATGCATCACCAACACGCTTGAAGAGGTAGACGAGTCCAGCGCCGATCTCACTCTCGACCGTGGCGTCGGGCGCACCGACGGCAAGGAAATCGCCGTTGGTGGCGTTGGCGAAACCGAAGCGCTCGCCGAGCACGATCTGCGGGAAGGAGGTCAGCTTCTGACCCGCAACCCACCCCGCCAATGCCGCCGAGGCGGGCACCACAAGGGCCATGAGCACGGAGACCAGAAGACGACGATGAAACGCTGAAACCATGGACTTCCTCAGCCTAGACACAGGGCACGCCTTCCGGGAAGGGAAGGAGCCCGCAACTCCCTCTAGGGGCTCTCTTCGGGCATCGTTGGGGGGGACTTCGCCCTTCCTCGATCAAGCCACCCATGAACGGTCAATTCTCCCAATTATTCGGACGATTTCACGGGGATGCGGCCGAAACCTCTTTCGTAGGTACAACAAGCCAGCTTTGCGGACGCTGCGCCGCTCCGGGCCGCGTACGCCCGCCCGACTGACACGACCGCCCAGTCTCTCTCGTGACGAGGATCTCAACGATGTCGACCCTGCTCTGCTCCACTCGTGCCGCAGCGGCTCCGCGCCGATTCCTTGCGGCGTCCCTCGCGTCCATGCTCTGCCTGGCCGCGGCCGCGCCCCTCTTTGCCCAACAGCAGGATGTGCCACGAGCGCAGGATCGTCGCGGTCAGGGCGGCGGCTTCGGCGGCATGCGCGGCGGGGGCATGATGGGCGGTCCGGGCGGCGGCTTCATGCGGCGTGCGATGGATGGCTTCCGTCCCGAGTTCATGCGGCGCGACCTGCCGCTCATTCGCGAGCAGTTGGCGCTCGATGACACGCAGCGCATGGTCGTCGAGCAGCTTCTGCTCGACTACGACGAGGCCTTCAACCCGGCGTCTCAGGAGGCGCAGGAGAAGATCCGCAACTCGATGCAGGAGATCGCTGCGGGTTTCTTCAACCCGGCCATGCGCGAGCGCATGGAGTCGGCGATGCAGGGCCTTCGCGCGGATATCGAACAGATCGCTGCAGAGAGTGGCGGCGAGATCGATCCGGAAGTTCGCGCGGCCCTGATTCGAGAGCGGATGGGCAAGTTCCAGGATGAGATGATCCGCGAGCGCGAGCAGTCCGGCGCCCAGGCGCAGACCCGCGAGACCATCGGCCGCATGATCGACACGATGGAGGACTGGCACAACCAGCGCCGAAAGATGCGCGATGACCTCCTCGCGGGGATTCGCGCGATTCTTTCGGAGCAGCAGGCGGAGAAGTGGGAGTCCTTCGATCGCTTCATGCGCCGGGAACGCACCATTCCGCTCGGTTCTCTCTCCGGCGAGCAGGTCGATCTCTTTGCCATCCTCGATGAAGCGAACCTGAGCGAAGAGGTCATGGCGACGCTCGTTCCGACGCTTGACCGCTATGAGATGGAGCTCGATCAGGCCCTCCGGGCGCGCAACACCTTCCTCGAGCAGAGTGAGATCCGCTTCCTCCGAGCGGCCCAGTCGGGCAACTCACGCGAGGTCGAGGACACGGCGCGACGCTCGGCGGATCTGCACCGCGCGGTGCGAGACATCAATGATCGGTACCGGGTCGAGGTCGTGGCCCTGCTGCCGGAAGAGCTTCGTTCGCAGGTCCAGCGCGCTGCACTGGTGGCCGGCTATGACCGGGTCTACCGACCGACGCAGGCCGAGCGCGCGTTCGAGGCGGCGCTCGAGTGGGATGACATCACGCCCGAAGTGCGCACCGCCATCGCGAATCTCAGCACGCAATTCGGCGTCGATGTGGCATCGCTCAACGAGCGGATGATGACGCACCTGCGCCGACAGGAGCCGCTCGACATCGTTGAACAGTCGGGGGCGATCATCTCGATGGTGAACGGTCTGCCTCCGATGGGCATGGGCATGGGGCGTCGCTTCGGCGTGGGCGGCGACACGCCCGATCCGATGCAGGACATGCTCTCCAAGCGCGGCGACCTCAACGACGCCTACATGCGTCGGCTTCGCGATCTCCTCTCTCCAGAGCAGCAGGAGAAGCTTCCGCAGCGCGGGCGCGGCGGACGCTGGGGAGACTTCCCAGGTGGTGGGCAGGGCGGAGGCATGCTTGGAACGGGTCGAATCGCCGACATGCCTGAGGGCATTCGCGAGCAGGCCCGCCGCTTCGACACGAACAACGACGGCGTGCTCGATGAGACCGAGCGCGCCGCGGCCATCGAGGAGATGCGGCGTCAGTTTGGCGGCGGCCGAGGTCGAGGCGATGGTGAAGGTGGCGGACGCCGAGGGGCGCCCGTCAACTGAGGCTCCGCGCAACGACGAGTTCGCAACAAGTCCCCACGGAGAAGCCCCGTGTCGCACCCTCACGGGTCGTGACACGGGGCCCTCTTCTGCGCCCCGGCCTCGTCACGATCATCCTCGGCGCAGAAAAAGGGCCCTGCTCGTGGAGGCACAACCGAGTCAGGGCCGATCCAGGGGCTTCTTGAGCACGCGTGGAGGAGGTCGCCCACCACCACGGTGCACCGGGAGATCGTTCGATTCGGTCGAGGTCTGGTCCAGCGACCGTGACGGCCGCCATCGCTACCCTGTCGGTCCATGTCGACCATGCCATCTGGAGCGACCGTGAACCGACATCTGGCCGTCTATGCAGGCAGTTTCGACCCCGTCACGCTGGGTCACCTCGATGTGCTCCGCCGCAGCCGACGCCTCTTCGACGAGATCGTGGTGGGGATCGGGCGAAACCCGAAGAAGGAGCCCCTCTTTTCCATTGAGGAACGGGTCTCGATGGCTCGGGCGCTGGTCAAGGAACTCCTCGAGCGCGAGCCCGATGGTGCCGCCTGCCGGGTGGAGGTTTATCACGATCTCACCGTCGACTTCGCGCGACGCCACGGCGCGGTGACGATGATCCGCGGCATTCGAAATGTGACGGACCTCGCGGGCGAGTGCCAGTTGGCCATCACCAATCGCCAGGTGGCCGGTCTTGAAACGGTCTTCATCGTCGCGGGCGAGACCTTCGCCTACACCTCGAGCAGTCTCATTCGACAGATCGCGGCCTTCGGTGGCTCGATCGAGAAGCTGTCGCTCTTCGTTCCGCCGCTGGTGATGAAGGCGCTCGAGGAACTGCGGAACGACCCGTCGAATCCACTCGCGCGACTGGCGCGGGAGGCGGATGGAGAGTGAGCCCTTCGACCGTGATTTCATTTCGGGTGATCTCGATCGGCGCGATGGCCGCGCATCCGCTCTGGGGCGAGAAGGGCGAAGTTCGCCCTGCGCACGCCACGACCACGCTGATTGACGCGGGCGACCGGCGAATCCTGGTCGACCCGTCGCTGCCGGAGAAGTTTCTCGTGCCGAGGCTGCATGAGCGCGCAGGGGTCCTGCCTGAGCAGGTCACGCATGTCTTTCTCACCTCGTTTCATCCGCTGCGGCGGCGCGGCCTCGAGGCCTTTGGTCACGCCGAGTGGATCATCGGCGAGATTGAGCGTGAGGTGATCGGCGCCGATCTCGTGACGCGATTCCGTGAGGCGCATGGCGCCGGCGACATGGAAGTGGCGTCGATGCTCAAGCAGGAGATCGAGCGCCTCGAGCGCTGCCGCCCGTCACCGGATCACCTCGCACCGGGGGTGGACCTCTTTCCGCTCCCTGGGGTGACCCCGGGTACGGCGGGCCTCCTCCTGTCACTGCCGCGCCTCACGGTGCTGGTGGCGGGTGACGCAGTTCCCACGCAGGAGCACCTCGCCGCCGGGCAGGTCTTGTCACCTTGCTTCGACCTCGAGCAGGCGAAGGCGAGTCTCGCGGAAGCCGCGGAGATTGCGGAGATCATCGTCTGCGGGCGGGATAACGCGATCATCAATCCCTCCCGCGCCCCGGCCTCTCCCTTTCCATTGGGCGGCTCCTCCCTAGAATCCTCTCCATGACGCAGCGCTCGTCGAGCGACCGCACCGCCACCTCATCGGCGCATTCCGCCGAGCGGGCCGAGGTGAGCCTTCGGTCGCTCCAGCGTCAGGCGCGCGAAGGTGGCCGCTTCGCCTGTCTCACCTGCTACGACGCGACCACGGCGCGCTGGCTCGAGCGCGCGGGAGTCGAAGTGCTGCTGGTCGGTGACACCGCGGCAGAAGTGGTCCTGGGGTTCCCGTCGACCATTCATGCGCCACTTGAGCTCATGATTGCGTTGACGGCCGCAGTCAAGCGCGGCGCACCGCGTTGCGTGGTGATGGCGGACATGCCGTTCATGAGCTACCAGCCTTCCGAGGCGGAGGCGATCCGCAACGCGGGGCGCTTCATGACGGAAGGCAGCGCCGATCTGGTGAAGCTGGAAGTCGACGGCGCGCATGCCGGACTGGTCGCGGCACTGTCGCGAGCCGGGGTGCCCGTCGTCGCGCACATCGGAAGCCGACCACAGCGCGCGAAGCTGCGCGGCGGATATGCCGCCGAGGGCCGAACCGCCTCCGCCGCCGCCGCGCTCCTCGATGATGCGAGGCTTCTCGAAGCGGCGGGGGCCACCATGTTGCTCATCGAGGCGTGCCCAGAAGAGGTAAGCGCCGAGATCGTTCGGCGTGCGACCATTCCCGTCATCGGCTGCGGCGCCGGCGCGTCGTGCCATGGGCAGGTGGTGGTGCTGCACGATCTGCTTGGATTGACCGATTGGCAGCCTGCGTTCGCGAGACCGCTGGTTGACCTCGGCTCCGCCGTGGAGAGTGCAGCGGCGAAGTGGCGCGAGCGAGTCCGAAGTGGTGCTCTCGGCGAACACCCCATCCGGATGCCCCCCGAGGAGGCGGCCCGATTCGCCGCCCTTCGTGGAACGCAGGCCTGATCAGGCCGAACAGAAGGAGACACGGTGCGACGAGTCGAGCATCTTGGACCGGCGATCGTGGTGGTGATCGCGGCGGCGGTGCTGCTCGTGGCTGGTCCCATGGCCTATCGCGGCTATCGAGCCGCGCGAACGGAAGCTGAGGTGCGTGAGGCGTCGAGGCGGCTTCTCGACAATCCGATTCTCGATGCGCTGAACCAGGCGTCGCGCGATGTCGCTCGCGTGGTTGAGCCGAGCGTGGTCCATGTGAGTACGGCGGGCGTGACGCGGGGGCGCGGCGGCAGTCGAGGTTTTGCCAGTTCGGGCTCCGGTTGGATCTGGGATGACCTCGGTCACATCGTGACCAATGCCCATGTTGTCGACGGCGCCAGCACCATCGAGGTGCAGCTCTTCGATGGATCGCGCCGCGAAGCGACGCTGGTCGGCATGGAGCTTCGCGCCGATGTCGCGGTGCTCCGCATTCCTTCGGGTGGCCTCATGCCGGCGCAGCGCTCGAGCGATGAGCCGCGTCAGGGGGAACTCGTCTTCGCCTTCGGCAGTCCCTTCGACTTCCGCTTCAGCGTCTCAAGCGGCATTGTCTCCGGAGTGGGTCGAACGGCGGGTCTGGCCGACCTTGACTATGAGAACTTCATCCAGGTGGATGCCGCGATCAATCCGGGCAACAGCGGCGGTCCGCTCACGGACATCATGGGGCGCGTGATCGGTATGAACACGGCCATTGCCACGGGGCGTGGAAGCACGCTCGGCCAGGGGCAGTCGGCGGGCATCGGACTCGCGATTCCCATGGAGATGATCGAGAGCGTCGTCACGCAGATCATTTCAACCGGCCGCGCCGAACGCGCGTATCTCGGCGTCTCCGTGATCGGGCTCGCGGATCTTCGCCAGGTGCGCCGGCCCGATGGCGACCCGATGGTCGCCGCTGCGCTGCGCACGCCGCAGGGCGAGGGAGTTCTGGTCACCTCGGTCGTGCCGGGCAGTCCGGCCGCCGACGCGGGACTTCGAGTGGGCGATGTCATCACGGCCATCGCCGGAGTTCGAGTGGCAGCCCAGAAGCAGGTCTTCGCCGTGGTTGGCACGCAGCGCCCCGGCGCGCGAGTGAAGATCGATCTCTGGCGACCGGAGACTTCCGGTGAGTCAGGAGAGCGGCTCACGCTCCAAGCGGCGCTCGTCCCGAGTGATCCCGAAGTGAGCTATGTCGCTTACGCCGCGGCGGTGCGCGCGTCGGGGCTCATGCGGCTCTCCACCGCGACCCCGGAGAATTGTGCGCTCATGGGTGTGCCGTTCCGGCGCGGAGTGCTCATTGAAGAGATCGCCCCCGGCTCGTCCATGGCCCGTTCGCTCGACGCGGGCACGATCATCACCGCCGTCGATGGCCAGAGCGTGGCATCGGTTGATGAGTTCTACACGCGCCTTGTGCGTCTGGTCGCCAACCGACTGCTGCGCGGGTCGGAGGTCACGCTCACCGTCGCCAATCCGAGCGGCGAGGTCGGCGTGGTGGCGCTGCGACTCGATCAGCGCTGAGGAGCGGCGCCGCGCGAGTTGGAAGGCCCCTTGTGGTCAAAGGGGAGTGCCCTGCGGCGCGGTGGCTGCCGAAGCACCTGTTCGGCCATCTGGTTGCGGCTACGATGCTCCTCCCGTGGCCACCACCGAGCGCACCAGCCCGAATCCCGCTCCCGGGTCCGCCCCGCGCGGCGCCGAGCGCCCTCTGCTCGAAGTCCGCGACCTTCGCACCTGGTTTCCCATCCGTCGCGGCTTCCTCCAGCGCACGGTCGGCTTCGTGAAGGCGATCGATGGCGTGAGCTTCCACATTCGGCGCGGTGAGACGCTCGGACTCGTCGGTGAGTCGGGCTGCGGCAAGACAACGGTGGGTCGGACCATCCTCCGGCTCATTCCCGCGACCGGCGGCGAGGTCCTCTTCGACGGCGTCAATGTCTTCTCCCAGGGCTACGCCTCCATGCGCAAGCTGCGAAGGCGAATGCAGATCATCTTCCAGGATCCGGGCGGCAGTCTGAACCCCCGCATGCGCGTCGGTCGCATCGTCGGTGAGCCGCTCGAAGTGCATGGATTGGCGCGCGGCGATGAGCTGCGTCATCGCGTGGAGAGTCTGCTTGAGCGATGTGGACTCTGGAAGGCCGCCGCGGATCGCTATCCGCATGAGTTCTCCGGAGGCCAGCGTCAGCGCGTCGCGATTGCGCGGGCCCTCGCGCTCGAGCCGGAGCTCATTGTCTGCGACGAGCCCACCAGCGCGCTCGATGTGAGCATCCAGAGCCAGATTCTGAATCTTCTCTCCGATCTCCAGGATGAGTTCGGTCTGTCATTCCTCTTCATCAGTCACGACATGGCGGTCATTCACCATGTCTGTGACCGGATCGCCGTCATGTACAACGGCAAGATCGTGGAGGAGGGTGACCGCGACGACATCATCAACCGTCCGCAGCATCCTTACACGCAGGCCCTTCTCTCAGCCGTTCCGGAGGCGGATCCGCGCCGCAGCCGCCAGCGCGTCAAGTTCGAAGGAATGCGGATGTGAGCGACGCTCGTTCCCTGTCCCCCGACCGCTCTCCGGGTGACCCCTCGCGGGCCGGGGCGCAGCCGCGGCGCGATGGACCCGATGGCGAAGGCCCGATTCCAGGCACAATTTCCGGGCGCGTCTTCGTCTACTGGTTCGGCAGCTTCTTTGTGCTGCTCTGCATCGCCACAATTGTCGGCGGGTGCCTCGTGACCGGCGGGGTTCGTCGCACGGCATCGGAAACGGACAATGCGATGCGCACGCTCGGGTGGGAGTTGTTGCGCTGGTCGGCTGGCCATGGAGGACTGTTCCCGACTTCGGAGAACGAGTTCCTTGATGGCTTGAGAGTGGCGGTCGACCCCGAGCCGGCGCCAGCACCAGCGAGCCCCGCTGATCCTGAAGCGTGGCCCTCGGATCAGCGCACCGCGCTCCAGGGGCGCCGACTGGCGAATCTTCCCGACGCGCTCACGCGGATCACGATTGAATGGCCGACCAAGCCGAATCTTGCGCCGGAACTCTCCGCAGGTGGGAAGCCGATGCTCCCAGGGACCGCCAACGCCGTGCGCGGGTGGCTCACGGCGTGGGTTGAACACCACCGTCAGCCTTGACGCGTGGCGGTACGCTGCCGAGTGTGAGTGGAACGCCAAGTCGAGAGCCGCATGCAACCAAAGAGTCGACGCGCCCGGTCCGCGAAGGGGGCACGCCGATGACTCCTGTCGCGACACAACCCGAAGGCGGCGTGGATTCCTCGGGCGCCGCCGGAGAGGCGATGCGCCGGGTGGCGGCCGAGACTCCACTTCACGATGTGATGAAGGGATGTTCGCGCTGGGAGATCCCGGTGCACGATCATGGTTTCATCGCCCTGGTCGATGTCATGCCGAGGCTCGTCCCGCAGGGACAGACCGCCGACTCCGCCATCGTGCAGGCAGCGCGCGTGAGCTACGGCCAGGGGACCAAGCAGGTGAGCGAGGATCGCACGCTGGTGCGCTATCTGCTCCGGCATCGTCACACGACGCCCTTCGAGATGATCGAGTTCAAGTTCCATGTCGCCATGCCGATGTTCGTGGCCCGGCAGTGGATTCGTCATCGCACGGCGAATGTCAACGAGTATTCGGCGCGCTACTCGATCGTGCCCGATCGCTTCTTCAGACCTTCGCTCGAGAGCATCCGCGCCCAGAGCAAGGTCAATCGGCAGGGGGGCGATGAGCCGGTCGAAGTCTCGACAGCCGAGGAGTTCCTCGCGTTGCTCGAGCGCGCCGAGGCGAACTACCGCGACTATCTCGCGCTCACCGAGAAGGGAGTGGCGCGGGAGCTCGCACGAGCGGCGCTCCCCGTGAGCGTCTACACCGAGTGGTATTGGAAGTGCGACCTGCACAACACGCTGCGATTCCTCTCCCTGCGCATGGATCCTCATGCCCAGCGGGAGATTCAGGACTTCGCGCAGGCGATGTTCCGCCTCATTCAGCCGATCGTGCCCGTGGCGTGTGAAGCGTGGCGCGACTACGACTTCGAGTCGATGCACCTGACGCGCCTCGAGATCGAGGCGATTCGCAGCGGGCAGCCCCTCGCCAGCGCCAACAAGCGCGAGCAGGCGGAGTTCGCCGCGAAGCAGGCGCGCCTCGGCCTTCAGTCCTGAAGCAGCCTCTGCCCTTCAGACCTGAACAATCCTCGACGGGTTGACGAGGCGTCGCGATGGCCGTGCGACCAGCGTTCAGCGAGCCGATGGACCCGAGGTCAAGAGGGCGTCGACCAGCTTCCCAGGAGCAGCGCCAGGTCGCTGCCGTCGACGACACCATCGTTGTTGAGATCGGCGTTCACGACACCGATGAAGATCGGCGCCGCGCCCCAGCTTCCAAGCAGAAGCGCGAGGTCGGCACCATCCACCGAGCCATCGAAGTTGATGTCCGCGACGCCAGCCGGAGAGACGACGCGATGGAGATCCATGCGATAGGACCATGGTGCGCGGATCAGGTGCAGGCGTGCATTCTCGATGGCGGAAGATTGCCGTGGTCCTATCGAGTTCGCGGAGGAGAGATAGGTGGAGACATCCGAGCTCGTCATGCCGTAGCTGTCGAGGATCACGATGGAGCCCTCGAGACCGGTGGCGGGCGCTGCGGCGGTCAGGAGCGCCGGCTCGCTGGCGTTCACCAGCGTGTTGCCGTCGAGCAGCAGATTGAGCCAGTGGTGGTCGAAGGTCATGCCCCACTGTGGGCCTCCGACCCGATTCTCATCGAAGTCGGTGGAGTTCCAGGTCTGCGAGCTGATGAAGGTTCGTGCCAATCGATTGTTGCCCGCGAGCACTGTCAGCTTGCCGAGGAAGAGAGCGTTGGGGTCGTTGCTGTCGAAGAGTCGCTTCTCGCCGAGGGTCGGCGCCGACGCATTCGAGCCGTTGAGCTGCACCGCCTGGCTCACCGACGGATGACCCGAAGGCGGATCGCAGATGACGGCGGACTCCGGTCGCTCAATCACCTGCCGAGCCACCAGGTCGTATCGATAGCCCTCGGTGAGTTGCGTATGCACCATCGGGGCGATGATCGCGGGCTTTCCGCTCTCGACCACCTGAAATGTGCCCGGCACCCGGTGGAGGAAGGTGACCGAACCCTCGCCGCGGACCTCGGCCGTGAGATCGGGATAGACGCAGAGGGCCGTGCGATCGTCAACACCAATCCCGAGGAGATCAATCCCGGCGACCTGCCAGCGGTTCGCCAGCATTGGCGCAAGGCGACCAATGCGCCCGCGCTCCGTGAAATGGGTGTCGAAGAGCACTCCCGGGACGAGCTCCAGGAAGTCGGTCGTGAAGGTCATCCACGGGTGGGTGGAGTTCTGAAGCGCCTGCTTCGGCGTCAGTGATCCGATCTGGGCGTTGTAGATGACCTTGCCGAGCACGGCGCACCCCGCGCTCGTTCCGCCCACAACACCACCGTTGTCGTACACGGAACGGATTGCTGCCTCGGTCAGCGTGTTGTTCCAGAGATTGATGTACTGCCACTGATCACCGCCGCGCATCCAGATGATGTCGGCGGAAGCGATGATGCCGGCCGTCGTGGCATTGTTCGCATTGGCTGCGGTCACATTCACGAAGGTGACGCTGCTCGCCCCGGCATTGAGGAACGCGTTCTGGATGGCGGGATCAGTACCGCTGGTCCCCAGGACCACCACCTTGGCTGCGCCGCCATGCTGCACCATCCAACCGAAGACCGACGGCGCCCAGCTTCCGCCGCTTGGACCGCCGCCGCCTTCGGCGCAGATGTACCCCTGCGCCTGAGCGTCAGAGGGCGTCAAGGCGATCAGGGTGAGAGCAGTTGTGACCAGCGCGGAGAGAAGTCCGCGGACCATGCGTGACAACTTCGAACGGGCGCCATCGCGGCGCTCCCGACCACGGACTTCAGAGGTGAGCATTGGACCCGAGTGTAGCCCTCAGCCTGCGATGTCAAACCAAGGCCATCGCTCTTCGCGCAACCAAGACGGTGGCATGAGCCGCCGCCGTGTTCTCGGCCCTGCCACCGCCGGGCAGGCATCGCCTTACCCACCAAGGCGTGCCCGAAGAGCGGCCTCTTGGGCCGGAGTCCAGTTCCCATGCAGGAACTCGACATAGATCGTGCTGTAGGGCAGGGGATTTGGAGTCTTGATGATGGCCACTCGATGCGTCTGCGACACCTGCCGCAGGCGATCGATGATCTGCTGCTGCGTGCGGGAGCTGTCGATGGCCACCTCGCCCGCTTCGCGCTGCACCGCGCTCCTGAACTGGTCGATGCCCGGAACCTCCGACGGTGTGATCGCCATCAGTTCACGATCAACCCAGATGACCGGAGTCACATGGCCGTATGCGGCGGATGAGGCGAGCACATCTCGAAGCGCCTCGATCGGATCGATGTTCATCGGTGTGGTGCGCCACCCCGCATGCGATGACTTCGGGAATGATGCATCGGCGATCACCACCCAGTTGCCGGCGCCCATGTGAGGCATCATGGTGTCCGAGACCTGGCGGAAGGTCGGGGGCGCCGCCGGCTTCGACTGGTTGGTGCACCCTTGGGAGAGAAGTGAAGTGATCGCAAGGAGCCCGACGCCGATCATGGATTTGAGCATGGTCGAATCATCCCTCTGGCGGCAAGAGTCCGCAAGTCACCGTCGTGCACGCACTCTCTGCGGGAGATGGCGGGAGTCGGTCGATAGTCTCTGCATCTGATGCGACTCGTTCGAACACTCACGGTCATGATGTTCACCGCCTTGGCGGCCGCTACCGCAGGGTGCTCCAACAGGGTGCATGTCTATGGCACCTTCGATGAGGTCTGGGAGCGCACCGAGGAGGCGATGCAGGCGGCTCGCTTCGAGGTGGCTGGCCGAAGTGCCCGTTACGAGCGGGTGGAGCGCGATCCAGCGCGCGGCACGCTCAAGTATGTCTGGACCAAGGGCACGGTCCAGCCGGTGCGCGTGGTCGAACTCTCCATCGAGCCCGCGGCCGACTCTCCGGGAGCGCCATGTCCCGCGCTGCCGAGAGTGATTCGAATCAACGCGTGGAGTTGGACGCTCTTCGGGTGGATGCAGTTCCCCGATGGCCAGGCGACAGGCGAGGTCTTCACGGCGCTGATGGATGAGTTCGGTCGCGAGCGCATTGCGGTGGCTCCGCTGGCGCCTCCGGACCCCGAGTCGAGGTGACGCCGTGGGCACGCTCGAACGAGTGCGGACGGGAGGGCAGGTGTTCCTTCGATCGCCGAAGCTCGCATCGATGGGAGTGCCCCATGGCTTCTCGACGCGGCATGGCGGCGTGAGTGCGGCACCCTTTGATTCGATGAACCTTGGCCGTGCCGGTGGCGTGCCGGTCGAACTCAGTGATCCGGCCGAGAATCGCGCGGAGAACCTGCGGCGCTTTCAATCGGCAGTGGGCTTGAGCGATCGTCGCGTGGCTCGCGTGCACCAGGTGCATGGCGCGGCGATTGTCGAAGTGAGTGTGTCGCCACCGGCGGGAGGCCCTCGAAGAGACCCCGCGTCCGAGGCCGATCCTCAGGCCGATGCATTGGTTTCGGTGGCCCCCGGCGCAGCCATGATGGTCACCATCGCCGACTGTGCCGCCATTCTGCTGGCCTGCCCGCGGTCCGGTGCGGTGGCCGCGATTCACGCGGGATGGCGCGGCGTGGTGGCCGAGGTTGTGCACGCCGCCGTGGAGCGGCTCGTGGCGCTCCGAGCCGAACGAGAAGAGCTTCGAGCGGCGCTTGGGCCATGCATCGGTGTCGAGGCCTTTGAAGTGGGCGAAGAAGTGGCGCACGCCTTTCGCGACCTTGGCCTCGGCGCTTGCGTGCGAGCACGAGCGAGCGCGAAGCCGACCATCGACCTCGCTGCGGCGGTGATCATGCAACTCGAGGCGGCGGGTCTCTCGTCGGAGCGGATCGATCGCGCCGATGCCTGCACCGTCGCCGGGCGAAGCGAATTCTTCAGCTATCGACGCGACGGCGCGCGAAGCGGGCGCATGGCCGCGATCAT
This is a stretch of genomic DNA from Phycisphaeraceae bacterium. It encodes these proteins:
- the coaD gene encoding pantetheine-phosphate adenylyltransferase → MSTMPSGATVNRHLAVYAGSFDPVTLGHLDVLRRSRRLFDEIVVGIGRNPKKEPLFSIEERVSMARALVKELLEREPDGAACRVEVYHDLTVDFARRHGAVTMIRGIRNVTDLAGECQLAITNRQVAGLETVFIVAGETFAYTSSSLIRQIAAFGGSIEKLSLFVPPLVMKALEELRNDPSNPLARLAREADGE
- the panB gene encoding 3-methyl-2-oxobutanoate hydroxymethyltransferase; protein product: MTQRSSSDRTATSSAHSAERAEVSLRSLQRQAREGGRFACLTCYDATTARWLERAGVEVLLVGDTAAEVVLGFPSTIHAPLELMIALTAAVKRGAPRCVVMADMPFMSYQPSEAEAIRNAGRFMTEGSADLVKLEVDGAHAGLVAALSRAGVPVVAHIGSRPQRAKLRGGYAAEGRTASAAAALLDDARLLEAAGATMLLIEACPEEVSAEIVRRATIPVIGCGAGASCHGQVVVLHDLLGLTDWQPAFARPLVDLGSAVESAAAKWRERVRSGALGEHPIRMPPEEAARFAALRGTQA
- a CDS encoding trypsin-like peptidase domain-containing protein, whose protein sequence is MRRVEHLGPAIVVVIAAAVLLVAGPMAYRGYRAARTEAEVREASRRLLDNPILDALNQASRDVARVVEPSVVHVSTAGVTRGRGGSRGFASSGSGWIWDDLGHIVTNAHVVDGASTIEVQLFDGSRREATLVGMELRADVAVLRIPSGGLMPAQRSSDEPRQGELVFAFGSPFDFRFSVSSGIVSGVGRTAGLADLDYENFIQVDAAINPGNSGGPLTDIMGRVIGMNTAIATGRGSTLGQGQSAGIGLAIPMEMIESVVTQIISTGRAERAYLGVSVIGLADLRQVRRPDGDPMVAAALRTPQGEGVLVTSVVPGSPAADAGLRVGDVITAIAGVRVAAQKQVFAVVGTQRPGARVKIDLWRPETSGESGERLTLQAALVPSDPEVSYVAYAAAVRASGLMRLSTATPENCALMGVPFRRGVLIEEIAPGSSMARSLDAGTIITAVDGQSVASVDEFYTRLVRLVANRLLRGSEVTLTVANPSGEVGVVALRLDQR
- a CDS encoding ABC transporter ATP-binding protein → MATTERTSPNPAPGSAPRGAERPLLEVRDLRTWFPIRRGFLQRTVGFVKAIDGVSFHIRRGETLGLVGESGCGKTTVGRTILRLIPATGGEVLFDGVNVFSQGYASMRKLRRRMQIIFQDPGGSLNPRMRVGRIVGEPLEVHGLARGDELRHRVESLLERCGLWKAAADRYPHEFSGGQRQRVAIARALALEPELIVCDEPTSALDVSIQSQILNLLSDLQDEFGLSFLFISHDMAVIHHVCDRIAVMYNGKIVEEGDRDDIINRPQHPYTQALLSAVPEADPRRSRQRVKFEGMRM
- a CDS encoding FAD-dependent thymidylate synthase — its product is MTPVATQPEGGVDSSGAAGEAMRRVAAETPLHDVMKGCSRWEIPVHDHGFIALVDVMPRLVPQGQTADSAIVQAARVSYGQGTKQVSEDRTLVRYLLRHRHTTPFEMIEFKFHVAMPMFVARQWIRHRTANVNEYSARYSIVPDRFFRPSLESIRAQSKVNRQGGDEPVEVSTAEEFLALLERAEANYRDYLALTEKGVARELARAALPVSVYTEWYWKCDLHNTLRFLSLRMDPHAQREIQDFAQAMFRLIQPIVPVACEAWRDYDFESMHLTRLEIEAIRSGQPLASANKREQAEFAAKQARLGLQS